In the Candidatus Binatia bacterium genome, one interval contains:
- a CDS encoding transglutaminase family protein yields MAIHVALHHRTSYGYDRRVQLGPQTIRLRPAPHSRTRILSYSLKVLPAAHFLNWQQDPQANFLARVVLPERTDEFVVEVDLVAEMSVLNPFDFFLEPSAERFPFSYDADLAHELEPFQRKLSRSRLFDDYLDKARQSLLPGVDRGGEAPRTIDFLVGLNRLLCSDIQYLIRLEHGVQTPEETLQKRSGSCRDSAWLLCQMLRHFGLASRFVSGYLVQLVADVKALDGPAGTTKDFTDLHAWCEVYLLGAGWIGLDPTSGLLAGEGHIPVAATADPQSAAPISGIVESCRSEFHHEMTVTRIFESPRVTKPYTEEQWAELDALGAAIDEELTSADVRLTMGGEPTFVSIDDMEGAQWNTAALGPDKTRLACQLIKRMKKHFAPAGFLHYGQGKWYPGESLPRWAYACYWRTDGEPIWTHPELFGDAERDYGHGNADAERFLHTLATRLGCGDQWVMPAFEDTWYYLWKEQRLPGNVDPFHSNLKNEEDRVRLARIFETGLDAVVGYLLPLRRVPRGVEHVWSSSPWFLRPGRCYLLPGDSPMGLRLPLDSQPWVRPGDYPHLVERDPVDARPPIKAAASQDASRRIPVKDTKSGAKNPAAEKPPERGESADWIVRTALCVQARGGLLHVFLPPVETVEDYLDCLRAIEETAVELNVPVILEGYPPPHDPRLSVLKLTPDPGVIEVNVHPARSWREMVDLTEFVYEEARQTRLATEKFLLDGRHTGTGGGNHIVLGGPTPADSPILRRPDLLRSLVSYWQNHPSLSFLFSSLFIGPTSQHPRIDEARNDSLYELEIAFDQIPETTPCPPWLVDRLFRNLLVDSTGNTHRAEFCIDKLYAPESATGRLGLLEMRAFEMPPHARMSLAQQLLLRTLVAAFWKKPYRQKLVRWGSAIHDRWMLPHFVWNDFRDVIDELAADGYAVRPEWFAPHFEFRFPQIGDLDVAGVHMEIRTALEPWHVLGEEPGGASTSRYVDSSLERLQVKVRGLTSSRHVVTANGWTLPLHPTGTHGEAVCGLRYRAWQPPNCLHPTIKVHAPLVFDLVDSWNRRSIAGCTYHVSHPGGRSYDTFPVNAYEAESRRLSRFFRNSHTPGQMTPRVGVASGEAPFTLDLRAPEGC; encoded by the coding sequence ATGGCCATCCACGTCGCTCTCCACCATCGCACCAGCTACGGATACGACCGCCGGGTCCAGCTCGGTCCCCAGACCATCCGGCTGCGTCCGGCTCCCCACAGCCGAACCCGGATCCTCAGCTATTCGCTGAAGGTGTTGCCGGCCGCGCACTTCCTCAACTGGCAGCAGGATCCGCAGGCGAACTTTCTCGCGCGCGTCGTGCTGCCGGAGAGGACCGACGAGTTCGTCGTGGAAGTCGATCTCGTCGCCGAGATGTCGGTGCTCAACCCGTTCGACTTCTTTCTCGAACCGAGCGCCGAGCGCTTCCCGTTCTCGTATGACGCCGACCTCGCTCACGAGCTCGAGCCGTTCCAGCGCAAGCTCTCCAGGTCGAGGCTGTTCGACGACTATCTCGACAAGGCGCGCCAATCGCTTCTCCCCGGCGTGGACCGCGGCGGAGAAGCTCCGCGCACGATCGACTTCCTGGTCGGGCTCAACCGGCTCCTCTGCAGCGATATTCAGTATCTGATCCGCCTCGAGCACGGCGTACAGACGCCGGAAGAGACGCTTCAGAAGAGATCGGGTTCGTGTCGCGATTCGGCGTGGCTGCTCTGCCAGATGCTGCGCCATTTCGGGCTCGCGTCGCGCTTCGTCAGCGGCTACCTCGTGCAGCTCGTCGCCGACGTCAAGGCTCTCGACGGGCCCGCAGGCACTACGAAGGACTTCACCGATCTGCACGCGTGGTGCGAAGTCTATCTTCTCGGCGCCGGCTGGATCGGGCTCGACCCGACTTCGGGACTGCTCGCCGGCGAAGGACACATTCCGGTCGCGGCAACCGCCGATCCGCAAAGCGCCGCACCGATCAGCGGCATCGTCGAATCGTGCCGGTCCGAGTTTCATCACGAGATGACCGTGACGCGGATCTTCGAATCGCCGCGCGTCACCAAACCCTACACCGAAGAGCAGTGGGCCGAGCTCGACGCACTCGGCGCGGCCATCGACGAAGAGCTCACCAGCGCCGACGTGCGTCTGACGATGGGCGGCGAGCCGACTTTCGTGTCGATCGACGACATGGAAGGCGCACAGTGGAACACCGCGGCGCTCGGTCCCGACAAAACCAGGCTTGCGTGCCAGCTGATCAAGCGCATGAAGAAACACTTCGCGCCCGCCGGATTCCTGCATTACGGCCAGGGCAAATGGTATCCGGGCGAGTCGCTTCCACGGTGGGCGTACGCCTGCTACTGGCGCACCGACGGCGAGCCGATCTGGACGCACCCCGAACTCTTCGGCGATGCCGAGCGCGACTACGGCCACGGCAATGCCGACGCCGAACGTTTCCTGCACACACTGGCCACGCGTCTCGGCTGCGGCGACCAGTGGGTGATGCCCGCGTTCGAAGACACCTGGTATTATCTCTGGAAAGAGCAACGGCTACCCGGCAACGTCGATCCGTTCCACTCGAATCTGAAGAACGAAGAAGACCGGGTTCGCCTTGCGCGCATTTTCGAGACCGGTCTCGATGCCGTCGTCGGTTATCTCCTGCCGCTACGACGAGTGCCGCGCGGCGTGGAGCACGTCTGGAGCTCGAGCCCGTGGTTTCTCCGACCCGGACGCTGTTACCTTCTGCCCGGCGATTCGCCGATGGGCCTGCGCCTGCCGCTCGATTCGCAGCCCTGGGTCAGGCCCGGCGACTATCCGCATCTGGTCGAGCGTGATCCGGTCGACGCCAGGCCGCCGATCAAGGCTGCCGCTTCGCAGGACGCAAGCAGACGCATTCCCGTAAAGGATACCAAGTCCGGCGCGAAGAATCCCGCTGCGGAGAAACCGCCCGAGCGCGGCGAATCGGCCGACTGGATCGTTCGCACCGCACTGTGCGTCCAGGCGCGCGGCGGCCTGCTGCACGTATTCCTGCCGCCCGTCGAAACAGTCGAGGACTACCTCGACTGTCTGCGTGCGATCGAGGAGACGGCAGTCGAGCTCAACGTGCCGGTCATCCTCGAGGGCTATCCGCCGCCGCACGATCCGCGCCTGAGCGTGCTCAAGCTGACGCCGGATCCGGGAGTCATCGAGGTCAACGTGCATCCCGCGCGCTCGTGGCGAGAGATGGTCGACCTGACCGAATTCGTCTACGAAGAGGCTCGCCAGACGCGGCTCGCGACCGAGAAGTTCCTGCTCGACGGGCGCCACACCGGGACCGGCGGCGGTAACCACATCGTGCTCGGCGGCCCAACGCCGGCCGACTCGCCGATCCTGCGGCGCCCCGATCTGCTGCGCAGCCTCGTCTCGTACTGGCAGAACCATCCGTCACTGTCGTTCCTGTTCAGCAGCCTGTTCATCGGGCCCACGAGCCAGCACCCGCGCATCGATGAAGCCCGCAACGACTCGCTCTACGAGCTCGAGATCGCGTTCGACCAGATTCCCGAGACCACGCCGTGCCCGCCGTGGCTCGTCGATCGTTTGTTCCGCAACCTGCTGGTCGACTCGACCGGCAACACCCATCGCGCCGAATTCTGCATCGACAAGCTCTACGCGCCGGAGTCGGCGACCGGGCGGCTCGGCCTGCTCGAGATGCGCGCGTTCGAGATGCCGCCGCACGCGCGCATGAGCCTCGCACAGCAGCTTCTCCTGCGTACGCTCGTTGCCGCGTTCTGGAAGAAACCGTACAGGCAGAAGCTGGTTCGCTGGGGTAGCGCGATCCACGATCGTTGGATGCTTCCGCACTTCGTGTGGAACGACTTCCGCGACGTGATCGATGAGCTCGCGGCCGACGGTTATGCCGTGCGGCCCGAATGGTTTGCGCCGCATTTCGAGTTTCGCTTCCCGCAGATCGGCGATCTCGACGTCGCCGGCGTACACATGGAGATCCGCACGGCGCTCGAACCGTGGCACGTGCTCGGCGAGGAACCGGGAGGCGCAAGCACGTCCCGTTACGTCGACTCGTCGCTCGAACGGCTGCAGGTCAAGGTGCGCGGGCTGACGAGCTCTCGCCATGTGGTCACGGCCAACGGCTGGACGTTGCCGCTGCATCCGACTGGCACGCACGGCGAAGCGGTCTGCGGGTTGCGCTACCGGGCCTGGCAACCTCCGAATTGCCTGCATCCGACGATCAAAGTGCACGCACCGCTGGTGTTCGATCTGGTCGACAGCTGGAACAGGCGAAGCATCGCCGGCTGCACCTACCACGTCAGCCACCCCGGCGGCCGCAGCTACGACACGTTTCCGGTCAACGCGTACGAGGCCGAAAGTCGCCGCCTCTCGCGTTTCTTCCGTAATTCGCACACACCCGGGCAAATGACGCCGCGTGTCGGCGTGGCCAGCGGCGAAGCGCCGTTCACACTGGATCTTCGTGCGCCCGAGGGCTGCTGA
- a CDS encoding circularly permuted type 2 ATP-grasp protein has translation MQATSALLADYRREQGVFDEVLDAAGNVRPHYAGLVAELDDLGAAELGRRAEAGRRISHEQGVAYNVYGDPRGAERAWELDPVPFLISSAEWSGLKTALVQRATLLNRILADCYGSQQLLRSRWLPPALVFAQPDFLRPVHGVGVPRDVFLHFYAADLARSPDGQWWVTSDRTQVPTGAGYALANRMVTSRILPEAFRNCGVERLAGFFREMQTTLAELAPRANENPRVVLLTPGPYNDTYFEQTWLARYLGYSLVEGQDLTVRDDHVYLKTLGGLEPVDVIVRRVDDDYCDPLELRNESVLGVPGLVEALRAGNVTVANPLGSGLVQSPAFMGFLPGLCRHLLGEDLALPSVATWWCGQREAGQYVLDHLDEVVVQSTFRSQLRGSEVGRVMTGEERDALRQRILFQPHLFVGQERVPLATAPAWDGGGVQPKPVALRVYLVATRDGYAVMPGGLARVTPEVAGRLVSTQLGNSSKDAWVISDAPVQAVSLLQSARDVELRRVGNNLPSRLADNYYWLGRYGERSDATARLLRAALLRFTLEATRDVGPLLSLIHPVLEALMAQGQLAGLLENPSLLGDPEALETELLAAIFDGERKGSLLSLADQLQRLVILVRDRSSNDLWRALRTLDDGLTPVVAGNEPMLAGDAVRVLNQVILGVASFHGLARENMTRAQGWRFLDIGVRIERALYLCSFLASALRSSEADNPSVLETVLEVADSTITYRSRYNLLPNIAAVYDLVLLDDTNPRSLFFQLSSILRHLEKLPRARESALPSPADRILIVSLSRLQLLDPRPLSRMTAAWHESEVAQVLQEILAELPRFSDLLAASYFAHSEISHAGWASRRSGDGETKASQIASMARNEGRTPGAVL, from the coding sequence ATGCAAGCGACGAGCGCGCTGCTGGCCGACTATCGCCGCGAACAGGGCGTCTTCGATGAAGTGCTGGATGCGGCCGGAAACGTGCGTCCGCACTACGCCGGCCTGGTTGCCGAGCTCGACGATCTCGGTGCGGCCGAGCTCGGCCGGCGTGCGGAGGCCGGCCGCCGCATCAGCCACGAGCAGGGCGTCGCGTACAACGTGTACGGCGATCCGCGCGGTGCCGAGCGGGCCTGGGAGCTCGATCCGGTTCCGTTCCTGATTTCCTCCGCCGAATGGAGCGGGCTCAAGACGGCGCTCGTGCAGCGCGCGACGCTTCTCAATCGCATCCTCGCCGACTGCTACGGCTCGCAGCAGCTCCTGCGTTCGCGATGGCTGCCGCCGGCGCTGGTGTTCGCGCAGCCGGATTTCCTGCGACCGGTGCACGGCGTCGGTGTGCCGCGCGACGTGTTCCTGCATTTCTACGCCGCCGATCTCGCTCGCTCGCCCGACGGACAGTGGTGGGTCACCTCGGATCGCACGCAGGTCCCGACCGGCGCCGGTTACGCGCTCGCCAACCGCATGGTCACCTCGCGCATCCTGCCGGAGGCGTTTCGCAACTGCGGAGTGGAGCGCCTGGCCGGCTTCTTTCGCGAGATGCAGACCACGCTCGCCGAGCTCGCGCCGCGCGCCAACGAGAATCCCCGCGTCGTGCTGCTGACGCCCGGCCCGTACAACGATACGTACTTCGAACAGACGTGGCTCGCGCGCTACCTCGGCTACTCGCTCGTCGAAGGCCAGGACCTGACGGTGCGCGACGACCACGTCTATCTGAAAACGCTCGGCGGCCTCGAGCCGGTCGACGTCATCGTGCGCCGTGTGGACGACGACTACTGCGATCCGCTCGAGCTTCGCAATGAATCGGTTCTCGGCGTGCCCGGCCTCGTCGAAGCGCTGAGGGCCGGCAACGTCACCGTCGCCAACCCGCTCGGCAGCGGACTCGTGCAGAGCCCGGCTTTCATGGGATTCCTGCCTGGCCTCTGCCGTCATCTTCTCGGCGAGGATCTCGCGCTTCCTTCGGTCGCCACGTGGTGGTGCGGCCAGCGCGAGGCCGGCCAGTACGTGCTCGATCATCTGGACGAGGTGGTCGTCCAATCCACGTTCCGCTCGCAGCTCCGCGGCAGCGAAGTCGGCCGCGTCATGACCGGCGAGGAACGCGACGCGCTCCGGCAGCGCATCCTTTTCCAGCCGCACCTGTTCGTCGGACAGGAGCGCGTGCCCCTTGCGACTGCGCCGGCGTGGGACGGCGGCGGCGTGCAGCCAAAACCGGTCGCGCTGCGCGTATATCTGGTGGCGACACGCGACGGTTACGCGGTGATGCCGGGCGGTCTGGCCAGAGTGACGCCGGAAGTTGCGGGCAGGCTCGTCTCCACGCAACTGGGCAACTCGAGCAAGGACGCGTGGGTGATCAGCGACGCGCCGGTGCAGGCCGTGAGCCTGCTGCAGAGTGCGCGAGACGTCGAGCTGCGCCGCGTCGGCAACAACCTTCCGAGCCGGCTCGCCGACAATTACTACTGGCTGGGCCGCTACGGCGAACGCAGCGATGCCACCGCACGCCTGCTGCGCGCCGCGCTGCTTCGATTCACGCTCGAGGCCACGCGCGATGTCGGCCCGCTGCTCTCGCTCATCCATCCGGTGCTCGAAGCATTGATGGCGCAAGGCCAGCTGGCGGGGCTTCTCGAGAACCCGTCGCTTCTCGGCGATCCCGAAGCGCTCGAGACGGAGCTGCTCGCGGCGATCTTCGACGGCGAACGCAAGGGAAGCCTCTTGTCGCTGGCGGACCAGCTGCAGCGCCTCGTCATCCTCGTGCGCGATCGTTCGTCGAACGACCTGTGGCGCGCGCTGCGCACGCTCGACGACGGCCTGACTCCGGTCGTGGCCGGCAATGAGCCGATGCTCGCCGGCGATGCGGTGCGCGTGCTGAACCAGGTCATCCTCGGCGTCGCGTCGTTTCACGGCCTGGCCCGCGAGAACATGACGCGCGCTCAGGGGTGGCGTTTCCTGGACATCGGGGTGCGCATCGAACGGGCACTCTATCTGTGCTCGTTCCTTGCGAGCGCGCTGCGCAGTTCCGAAGCCGACAACCCGAGCGTGCTCGAGACGGTGCTAGAAGTTGCCGACAGCACCATCACGTACCGGTCGCGATACAACCTGCTGCCGAACATCGCTGCGGTCTACGACCTCGTGCTGCTCGACGACACCAATCCGCGATCACTCTTCTTCCAGCTGAGCTCGATCCTGCGCCATCTCGAGAAATTGCCTCGCGCGCGCGAGTCGGCGCTGCCGAGCCCGGCCGACCGCATCTTGATCGTGAGCCTGTCGAGGCTGCAGCTGCTGGATCCACGCCCGCTCTCGCGCATGACTGCGGCATGGCACGAGAGCGAGGTCGCGCAGGTCCTTCAAGAGATCCTGGCCGAGCTGCCGCGCTTTTCGGACCTTCTTGCCGCGAGCTACTTCGCACATTCGGAGATCTCGCACGCGGGATGGGCGTCGAGGCGCAGCGGAGACGGCGAAACGAAGGCGAGCCAGATCGCTTCGATGGCGAGGAACGAAGGGCGGACGCCCGGAGCGGTGCTGTGA
- the tadA gene encoding tRNA adenosine(34) deaminase TadA has translation MTGDNAQHGRLGDDADADADLRWMREALEEAERAGARGEVPIGAVLVRDGLVLARAGNRTIADRDPSAHAEILALRSAAAGFGDHRVGGTLYVTLEPCLMCMGALVQARIERLVFATRDPKAGAAVSLYEVGRDLRLNHRFESREGPLAAEASALLSSFFRDRRGR, from the coding sequence GTGACCGGCGACAACGCACAGCACGGTCGCCTCGGTGACGACGCCGACGCGGACGCCGACCTTCGCTGGATGCGCGAAGCGCTCGAAGAAGCCGAGCGTGCCGGTGCGCGCGGCGAGGTTCCGATAGGTGCCGTGCTCGTGCGCGACGGGCTCGTGCTCGCGCGCGCCGGAAACCGCACGATTGCCGATCGCGATCCGAGTGCCCATGCCGAGATCCTCGCGCTGCGCAGCGCCGCCGCCGGTTTCGGCGACCATCGTGTCGGTGGAACGCTGTACGTGACGCTCGAGCCGTGCCTGATGTGCATGGGTGCGCTCGTGCAGGCGCGCATCGAGCGGCTCGTGTTCGCGACCCGCGACCCGAAAGCGGGAGCGGCCGTCTCCCTGTACGAGGTAGGCCGCGACCTGCGTCTCAATCACCGCTTCGAATCACGCGAGGGACCTCTGGCGGCCGAGGCGTCGGCGCTGCTGAGCAGCTTCTTTCGCGACAGGCGCGGCCGCTGA
- a CDS encoding DUF692 domain-containing protein — MIPPSGNPVGVGLRAEHYPHLLERPRTTVAWFEAISENYMDTAGRPLSILETVRLDHPVALHGVSLSIGYRPDPSDSARRDALAALRTRYLERLGALIERIEPFLVSDHLCWTGVPGGNVHDLLPVPFTSEALAWIVQQVEFVQETLGRRIVLENVSSYLTWSASTMREEEFLAEVSRRSGCAVLLDVNNVYVSARNHGFDARSYLDAIPAASVAQIHLAGHTDMGTHLFDTHSAPVCDDVWALFEHTIARMPGVPVLIEWDADIPAYERLEAEAATADAVARRARAGAAAKDAAA, encoded by the coding sequence GTGATCCCGCCGTCAGGGAATCCGGTAGGCGTCGGTCTTCGCGCCGAGCACTATCCGCATCTCCTCGAGAGGCCTCGAACCACGGTCGCGTGGTTCGAGGCCATCTCGGAAAACTACATGGACACGGCCGGACGGCCGCTGTCGATTCTCGAAACAGTTCGCCTCGACCATCCGGTGGCGCTGCACGGCGTCTCGCTGTCGATCGGTTACAGGCCCGATCCATCGGACAGCGCGCGGCGCGACGCGCTGGCCGCGCTGCGCACGCGCTATCTCGAGCGCCTCGGCGCGCTGATCGAGAGGATCGAGCCGTTTCTCGTTTCCGATCACCTTTGCTGGACCGGAGTGCCGGGAGGAAACGTGCACGATCTGCTCCCCGTGCCGTTCACCTCCGAAGCCCTGGCGTGGATCGTCCAGCAGGTCGAGTTCGTGCAGGAAACCCTCGGCCGCCGCATCGTGCTCGAGAACGTCTCGAGCTATCTGACTTGGTCCGCGTCGACGATGCGCGAGGAAGAGTTCCTTGCGGAAGTCTCGCGTCGCTCGGGTTGCGCTGTCCTGCTCGACGTCAACAACGTCTACGTGAGCGCCCGCAACCACGGTTTCGACGCGCGCAGTTACCTGGATGCGATCCCGGCCGCGAGCGTCGCGCAGATCCATCTCGCCGGCCACACCGACATGGGCACACACCTGTTCGACACGCACTCGGCGCCGGTGTGCGACGACGTCTGGGCGCTGTTCGAGCACACGATCGCGCGCATGCCCGGCGTTCCGGTGCTGATCGAATGGGACGCCGACATTCCTGCTTACGAAAGGCTGGAGGCCGAGGCGGCAACGGCCGATGCCGTCGCGCGCCGCGCTCGCGCAGGCGCGGCGGCAAAGGACGCAGCGGCATGA
- a CDS encoding HAD-IA family hydrolase, whose translation MKLPRPARGVIFDLDGVLLDTEHFYTEVTDEICRQYGKRFEWSVKKHMIGRPSLESARYLVETLSLPISPEEYLARRAVRLDELFPLSDEVPGAEALTRALASRGVPIAVATSSEKHLFESKTSRHGEWFSLFDAVVVGDDPRVKKGKPAPDVFLVAAAELGVAPADCVVFEDAPAGLAAAHAAGMQVVAIPDRAMDRAPYKTADLVINAYANITPEDLGL comes from the coding sequence TTGAAACTTCCCCGTCCCGCCCGAGGAGTGATCTTCGACCTCGACGGAGTGCTGCTGGACACCGAGCACTTCTACACCGAAGTCACCGACGAGATCTGCCGGCAGTACGGCAAGCGCTTCGAGTGGTCCGTCAAGAAACACATGATCGGGCGCCCTTCGCTCGAGTCGGCTCGATATCTCGTCGAGACCCTGTCGCTGCCGATCTCGCCGGAGGAGTACCTCGCGCGGCGCGCGGTGCGGCTGGACGAGCTGTTCCCGCTGTCGGATGAAGTTCCCGGCGCCGAGGCGCTGACGCGCGCGCTCGCATCGCGCGGCGTGCCGATCGCGGTGGCCACCAGCAGTGAAAAGCACCTGTTCGAGAGCAAGACGAGCCGGCATGGCGAGTGGTTCTCGCTGTTCGATGCCGTGGTCGTCGGCGACGATCCGCGCGTGAAAAAGGGCAAACCGGCGCCGGACGTATTCCTGGTCGCGGCCGCCGAGCTCGGAGTCGCGCCCGCCGATTGCGTGGTATTCGAGGATGCGCCGGCCGGCCTGGCGGCCGCGCACGCAGCCGGAATGCAGGTCGTGGCAATTCCCGACCGGGCGATGGACCGCGCCCCTTACAAAACCGCCGACCTGGTGATCAACGCCTACGCCAACATCACCCCGGAAGACCTCGGCCTTTAG
- a CDS encoding isoprenylcysteine carboxylmethyltransferase family protein: MRLLLALRALFFVLLLPGTVAGCIPFSILRDGNLLRVPDLGLASVCAAVFAITGALVLLRCVWDFFDEGKGTLAPIDPPRFLVVRGLYRFTRNPMYNGVIALILGEAWLFRSIDVAEYAVLVLILFHLFVVLYEEPALESLFGESYRAYRRAVPRWGFTTRPFQESTGSTA; encoded by the coding sequence ATGCGACTCCTCCTCGCACTCAGAGCTCTCTTCTTCGTCCTGCTGCTACCCGGCACAGTGGCCGGCTGCATCCCATTCAGCATCCTCCGAGACGGAAACCTACTGCGCGTCCCGGACCTCGGGCTCGCCTCCGTCTGCGCCGCCGTCTTCGCCATCACCGGTGCCCTTGTCCTCCTCCGGTGCGTCTGGGACTTCTTCGACGAAGGCAAGGGCACTCTCGCCCCTATCGATCCCCCACGCTTCCTTGTTGTCCGAGGTCTGTATCGGTTCACCCGCAACCCGATGTACAATGGCGTCATCGCCCTCATCCTCGGGGAGGCGTGGCTCTTCCGGAGCATCGATGTGGCTGAGTACGCAGTTCTGGTCCTCATCCTCTTCCATCTATTCGTGGTTCTCTACGAGGAGCCTGCTCTCGAGTCACTGTTCGGGGAGTCGTATCGGGCCTACCGGCGTGCCGTTCCCCGCTGGGGCTTCACCACTCGGCCGTTTCAAGAGAGCACCGGGAGCACCGCCTGA
- a CDS encoding transglutaminase family protein → MNYRITHRTVYEYSDPVTVSHHAARFTPRITRGQTFEDFSIHIEPEPTLRKMRLDYFGNGVCFFSIQSIHQRLEVTATSAVVMSGGTAVSPWMSPPWESVAAMFRDPVSPEVVEPFQFVFDSPMLSSSPELAAYALPSFPPGTPLLVAVTDLTRRIHSDFKYDPVATTVATPPSEVLAARHGVCQDFAHVAIACLRSIGLATRYVSGYLRTFAAPGQPKLIGADASHAWFSVFSPGLGWVDFDPTNNVMPAQDHISVAYGRDFSDVSPLSGIITGGGEHTVEVAVDVAGG, encoded by the coding sequence GTGAATTATCGCATCACGCACCGCACCGTGTACGAGTACTCGGACCCCGTGACGGTTTCCCATCACGCCGCGCGTTTCACGCCCCGCATAACGCGCGGACAGACGTTCGAAGATTTCTCGATCCACATCGAGCCCGAGCCGACGCTGCGCAAGATGCGGCTCGACTACTTCGGCAACGGCGTCTGTTTCTTCAGCATCCAGTCGATTCATCAGCGGCTCGAAGTCACCGCCACCAGCGCCGTCGTGATGTCCGGGGGAACGGCGGTCTCGCCGTGGATGTCTCCGCCGTGGGAGAGCGTGGCCGCGATGTTCCGCGATCCGGTCTCGCCGGAAGTCGTCGAGCCGTTCCAGTTCGTCTTCGACTCGCCGATGCTCAGCTCGTCGCCGGAGCTTGCCGCGTACGCATTGCCGTCGTTCCCACCGGGCACGCCGCTGCTCGTCGCCGTGACCGATCTCACTCGACGCATCCACAGCGACTTCAAGTACGATCCGGTCGCGACGACCGTGGCCACGCCGCCGTCAGAAGTGCTCGCCGCGCGCCACGGCGTGTGCCAGGACTTCGCGCACGTCGCGATTGCGTGCCTGCGTTCGATCGGGCTCGCGACCAGGTACGTCAGCGGCTACCTGCGCACGTTTGCCGCGCCCGGACAGCCAAAGCTGATCGGCGCCGACGCGTCGCACGCGTGGTTCTCGGTGTTCAGCCCGGGGCTTGGCTGGGTGGACTTCGATCCGACCAACAACGTGATGCCGGCGCAGGATCACATCAGCGTCGCGTACGGCCGCGATTTCAGCGACGTCAGTCCGCTCAGCGGCATCATCACCGGCGGCGGAGAGCATACGGTGGAGGTTGCGGTCGACGTCGCCGGCGGCTGA
- a CDS encoding LON peptidase substrate-binding domain-containing protein, protein MIPLPERIRIFPLSEVVLFPDTLLPLHIFEPRYRRMLADALDGDRTIGMVLVKDPDATPAPSVYPVGCAGTIVEHKPFADGRSLVVLRGTVKFRIRREIDSSEPYRIVEAQALYEGPPPMDKVRGWRDELHECVRELVQAASGEQDTVEKLFEKVDLLAMTNALAASLPLDVLEKQSLLECPTVEDRERRLAEFLRFKTAEARLGMDASRAVDS, encoded by the coding sequence TTGATCCCTCTTCCCGAAAGAATCCGAATCTTCCCGCTGAGCGAGGTCGTGCTGTTCCCGGACACGCTGCTGCCGCTGCACATCTTCGAGCCGCGCTACCGCCGGATGCTCGCCGACGCGCTCGACGGCGACCGCACGATCGGCATGGTGCTCGTCAAGGATCCCGACGCGACGCCGGCGCCGAGCGTCTACCCGGTCGGTTGCGCCGGCACGATCGTCGAGCACAAGCCGTTTGCCGACGGCCGTTCGCTCGTCGTCCTGCGCGGCACCGTCAAGTTCCGCATTCGCCGTGAAATCGATTCGTCCGAGCCGTACCGCATCGTCGAGGCCCAGGCCCTGTACGAAGGTCCGCCGCCGATGGACAAGGTGCGAGGCTGGCGCGACGAGCTGCACGAGTGCGTGCGCGAGCTCGTGCAGGCAGCGTCCGGCGAGCAGGACACCGTCGAGAAGCTGTTCGAGAAAGTCGATCTCCTCGCGATGACGAACGCCCTTGCAGCCAGCCTTCCGCTGGACGTGCTCGAGAAGCAGAGCCTTCTCGAATGCCCGACCGTCGAGGACAGGGAACGTCGGCTGGCCGAGTTCCTGCGCTTCAAGACTGCCGAGGCAAGGCTCGGGATGGACGCATCTCGCGCGGTCGACTCCTAG
- a CDS encoding DNA-binding domain-containing protein: MSAPHALASVQSALASALTAPETSWAEDLLAGVVPGGTLDAAGALAVYRDGYFWRLTEQLGETYQTIWRALGDEGFHALCRAYIAAHRSSSYNLSDYGRDFGDFLEGRPETADALFLPELARLERTFHDVFHSPAHCGMDAAALAALGDLSGVRFELGPSVRLLASKRAVHGLFLHREDEEAPDVELERPQWLLMFKQDTEVRVHEIDAAGHDVIAALARGEAVDEALGAAAARFESFGSEEASGLFETIALCGIVARVRRS, from the coding sequence ATGAGCGCGCCGCACGCTCTGGCATCGGTCCAGTCGGCGCTGGCCTCGGCGCTGACGGCTCCGGAAACGTCGTGGGCCGAGGATCTGCTCGCCGGCGTCGTTCCCGGAGGCACCCTGGATGCTGCCGGTGCGCTCGCCGTATATCGCGACGGGTATTTCTGGAGGCTCACCGAGCAGCTCGGCGAGACGTACCAGACCATCTGGCGGGCCCTCGGTGACGAGGGTTTCCACGCACTGTGCCGCGCGTACATCGCCGCGCACCGCTCGTCGTCGTACAACCTTTCCGACTACGGCCGGGATTTCGGCGATTTCCTCGAAGGAAGGCCGGAGACGGCCGACGCGTTGTTTCTTCCCGAGCTCGCGCGCCTCGAGCGCACGTTCCACGACGTGTTCCACTCGCCGGCCCACTGCGGAATGGATGCGGCGGCACTGGCCGCACTCGGCGATCTTTCAGGCGTGCGCTTCGAGCTCGGTCCCTCGGTGAGGCTGCTGGCGTCGAAGCGGGCGGTGCACGGGCTCTTCCTTCACCGCGAAGACGAGGAAGCGCCGGACGTGGAGCTGGAGCGCCCCCAGTGGCTGCTGATGTTCAAGCAGGACACCGAAGTGCGGGTGCACGAGATCGATGCCGCCGGTCACGACGTGATCGCGGCGCTCGCGCGAGGCGAGGCGGTGGACGAGGCGCTCGGGGCTGCTGCGGCGCGCTTCGAATCGTTCGGCTCCGAAGAGGCAAGCGGCCTTTTCGAGACCATCGCCCTTTGCGGGATCGTAGCCCGCGTGCGGCGGTCGTAA